The stretch of DNA gaaaaaaaaaaaaactaagtggGAAACATGGCCACAAAGTTGAAACTAAGTGGGAAACACGGCCACAAAATATTAGAGAGCaatattcaaataataataaaaaagctTGAataatcactacaagaaaaaaccAAGATCAATGGTAAAGGAATTTATTTACTACAAGAAAAATTGatacttaaaaataattactaatatattaatatttatataatactCCCATCCCATATACATAGGAACTACTAGAAACTAAGATCAATggtatgtttgattttgaagACAAAGAAATTAAGAGGGAAGAAAAATACCTAAAGAGGGAAGAAACACAAATATGAAAACATAAATTCTAATGtaactttttgtaaaaaaataaaataaaaattttaatggAACTTTATTATATTGGGTTTCTTTAATTTCCTTAGAGATACTaattagcattttccatttataaaatagatttgtaatttttaatgtCTTGCAAAtgtgataattatttttatttttatgttcttGTAGGAAAAGGTAATTTCTTTGACAAAGTCTATAAGAGAGGAAGCCATAACTAGCCTCTTCTCCGAGACACTTCCTAGAAGCATTGCAATTGCTGATTTAGGTTGTTCTTGTGGGCCAAATACTTTGTCTGTGCTATTGGAAATTATCATCTTTGTCGAGAAGTTTTGCCAAGAATTGAATTGCTCATCTACCGaatacaagattttttttaatgatcttTCGGGGAATGACTTCAACAGCGTGTTTAAGTCACTTGACAATTTTAAAGTGAAACTACTTGATGAAATTATCAAAACTGAAATGGGTCCTTGCTACTTCTTTGGAGTTCCCGGTTCTTTTTATGGTAGAATCTTTCCTGGTCGAAGTCTAGATTTCGTGCATTCCTCATATAGTCTTCATTGGCTATCAAAGgtttatattattgaaaatGCATTGAATATCTTcaagttctttattttttttactaaatgttttaaagttttagattttttttttatttcctcttTTGTTTCCTTAGCAACCCTTAAATCAATACTCttttcgtcccaaaatataaaggaaaatttgtcaaacaaaattgatgtatttaatctaaatttttaaccaaatacatcaattttttttgaccaattttcccttatattttgggacggaggaagtatattcgagcatataaatatatgtaaacatgtgtttttgtttgttatgtTGAATTGTTAGGTTCCCGAGGGTCTAGATAACAAGGGACACATTTACATTAGTAACACAAGTCCCTCAAATGTTGTCAAAGCATACTACAAGCAATTTCAAAAAGActtatcaatttttctcaagTGTCGCGCAGAGGAGCTAGTTGAAGGGGGTCGAATGGTACTAACGATCATGGGAAGAAGAAATAACGATCCATGTGACACGGAATATTTATGCGACGATTGGGAGGTTTTGGCTACTGCTCTAAATGATATGGTATTACAGGTATGTAGCTAGATAGATATCATATTAtaaatgaaagtaaaaaaaataatcatccaataaataataaaaaatatatattatttcataaatacGCACTTTTCTATTTATTGTACTAATTCGCCTTTTGTAATACTTTTCATCGTGTAACATATAAAAATGAGTGCTTAAAATTAGGCATAACAACATAATCTACTGAATTCACCTATTGCGTGTGGGTGCGGGTTGGGAAGAGAAACATGATCCCCATTAGGGTCAAGACGGGGACTCAAATTTCATTCCAGATATAATTAAAACAGCTGTTGGTGCTTATTTTTTGTGGAGTTCGGAGTGTGATAGACAAAATCCACCTCCACTCCTCCCCGTTGCCATACCTATTTTAAGGGAAACGGGTGAGAAATTAATGATCCTTATAAATTTGCAcgctattaaaaa from Trifolium pratense cultivar HEN17-A07 linkage group LG5, ARS_RC_1.1, whole genome shotgun sequence encodes:
- the LOC123883073 gene encoding salicylate carboxymethyltransferase-like, translated to MNLGQVHMNGGDGETSYANNSFFQEKVISLTKSIREEAITSLFSETLPRSIAIADLGCSCGPNTLSVLLEIIIFVEKFCQELNCSSTEYKIFFNDLSGNDFNSVFKSLDNFKVKLLDEIIKTEMGPCYFFGVPGSFYGRIFPGRSLDFVHSSYSLHWLSKVPEGLDNKGHIYISNTSPSNVVKAYYKQFQKDLSIFLKCRAEELVEGGRMVLTIMGRRNNDPCDTEYLCDDWEVLATALNDMVLQGFIKEDQVNNFNIPHYYPSPYEVELEVLNEGSFVINRIELFETDLSASSDKSDFDSESKMSRLFLCDKIGYNFARCMRAFVEPLLVSHFGEAIIEDIFNRYLEILIDQKPKERKNYVNVTISLTRKG